In Halosegnis marinus, one genomic interval encodes:
- a CDS encoding 4Fe-4S dicluster domain-containing protein, which produces MAIDPNFEESREVVEEHEGHRVWGPVEEPETLGIHGTHVAVDFDICLEDGACLEDCPVDVFEWVETPGHPESERKADPANESQCIDCMLCVDVCPVDAIDVDPGRENRI; this is translated from the coding sequence ATGGCTATCGACCCCAACTTCGAGGAGTCGCGCGAGGTCGTCGAGGAGCACGAGGGCCACCGGGTGTGGGGACCCGTCGAGGAGCCGGAGACCCTCGGTATCCACGGCACCCACGTCGCCGTGGACTTCGACATCTGTCTGGAGGACGGCGCGTGTCTGGAGGACTGCCCGGTGGACGTGTTCGAGTGGGTGGAGACCCCGGGCCACCCCGAGTCCGAGCGGAAGGCGGACCCCGCGAACGAGTCGCAGTGTATCGACTGCATGCTCTGTGTCGACGTCTGCCCGGTGGACGCCATCGACGTGGACCCGGGGCGCGAGAACCGCATCTGA
- the rpsB gene encoding 30S ribosomal protein S2: protein MSDNDEGLEAAESDIDEEPTGEAGAEPADDPEPVAETDDTDEETAEAAGAEAEEETEEPAVLDEDVMPDDEADLLIPVEDYLAAGVHIGTQQKTKSMERFIHRVRTDGLYVLDVSRTDDRIRTAASFLANYDPEQILVASSRQYGRFPAEKFADAVGARARTGRFIPGTLTNPDYDGYIEPDVVVVTDPIGDSQAVKEAITVGIPVIAMCDSNNTTSNVDLVVPTNNKGRKALSVVYWLLANETLDRRGAEPGYALEDFETDL from the coding sequence ATGAGCGACAACGACGAAGGTCTCGAAGCGGCCGAATCCGACATCGACGAGGAGCCGACCGGCGAAGCCGGTGCGGAGCCCGCCGACGACCCGGAGCCGGTCGCCGAGACCGATGACACCGACGAAGAGACCGCCGAGGCCGCCGGGGCCGAGGCCGAAGAAGAGACCGAGGAGCCCGCGGTGCTCGACGAGGACGTCATGCCCGACGACGAGGCGGACCTCCTCATCCCCGTGGAGGACTACCTCGCGGCCGGCGTCCACATCGGGACCCAGCAGAAGACGAAGTCCATGGAGCGGTTCATCCACCGCGTCCGGACGGACGGGCTCTACGTGCTGGACGTCTCGCGGACGGACGACCGAATCCGCACGGCGGCGTCGTTCCTCGCGAACTACGACCCCGAGCAGATCCTCGTGGCCAGTTCGCGCCAGTACGGCCGTTTCCCGGCCGAGAAGTTCGCCGACGCCGTCGGCGCGCGCGCCCGCACCGGGCGCTTCATCCCGGGGACGCTGACGAACCCGGACTACGACGGCTACATCGAGCCGGACGTGGTCGTGGTGACCGACCCCATCGGCGACTCGCAGGCCGTCAAGGAGGCCATCACCGTCGGCATCCCGGTCATCGCGATGTGCGACTCCAACAACACCACGTCGAACGTGGACCTCGTGGTCCCCACGAACAACAAGGGTCGCAAGGCCCTGTCGGTCGTCTACTGGCTGCTCGCCAACGAGACGCTCGACCGCCGCGGCGCGGAGCCCGGCTACGCGCTGGAGGACTTCGAGACCGACCTCTGA
- a CDS encoding DNA-directed RNA polymerase subunit N: MMVPVRCFTCGKVVGEHWEEFKARTREDDENPKQVLDELGVERACCRRMLVSHKDLVDIVAPYQ; this comes from the coding sequence ATGATGGTACCGGTCCGGTGTTTCACGTGCGGTAAGGTCGTCGGCGAGCACTGGGAGGAGTTCAAGGCTCGCACGCGCGAGGACGACGAGAACCCCAAACAGGTTCTCGACGAGCTCGGCGTCGAGCGCGCCTGCTGTCGGCGCATGCTCGTCTCCCACAAGGACCTCGTCGACATCGTCGCCCCCTACCAATGA
- a CDS encoding 50S ribosomal protein L18e: MSKTNPRLNSLIADLKSAARNGGGDVWADIAERLEKPRTTHAEVNLGRIERYAREDETVLVPGKVLGSGALRKGVTVAAVDFSGSARTKIEAVGEAVKLEEALENNPEGTNVRVIR; the protein is encoded by the coding sequence ATGAGTAAGACGAACCCGAGACTCAACAGTCTCATCGCCGACCTCAAGTCCGCCGCCCGCAACGGCGGCGGCGACGTGTGGGCCGACATCGCCGAGCGGCTGGAGAAGCCCCGGACGACCCACGCGGAGGTCAACCTCGGTCGTATCGAACGGTACGCCCGCGAGGACGAGACCGTCCTCGTGCCGGGCAAGGTGCTCGGTTCCGGCGCGCTCCGCAAGGGCGTGACGGTGGCCGCCGTCGACTTCTCCGGCTCCGCCCGGACGAAGATCGAGGCAGTCGGTGAGGCAGTGAAACTGGAGGAAGCGCTGGAGAACAACCCCGAGGGGACGAACGTGCGGGTGATCCGATGA
- a CDS encoding DNA-directed RNA polymerase subunit D, which yields MSEDYEVEFIERGDRDATFLVRGVSPAFANGIRRAMLADVPTLSIDEVRVVENSSVMFDEQIGLRLGLIPLTTPPGEFEAGDTVTLALDVEGPDTAYSGDLASADDLVSPAEENVPIIDLKEGQRLEIEADAVLDTGKSHAKHQGGVAVGYRHLQRVEVVGDSEEFEQAEPHVIRGVIEEDGELIPAAEFGNDLTNRYEGKEVEVHDVPNAFVFSVETDGSMSVEDLVLAATESIHDRADDLEDAVQL from the coding sequence ATGAGCGAGGACTACGAGGTGGAGTTCATCGAACGCGGCGACCGGGACGCGACGTTCCTGGTCCGCGGCGTCTCCCCGGCGTTCGCCAACGGCATCCGTCGCGCGATGCTCGCGGACGTCCCGACGCTCTCCATCGACGAGGTGCGTGTCGTGGAGAACTCGTCGGTGATGTTCGACGAGCAGATCGGCCTCCGACTGGGGCTGATACCGCTGACGACGCCGCCGGGCGAGTTCGAGGCGGGCGACACCGTCACCCTCGCGCTCGACGTCGAGGGGCCGGACACGGCCTACTCGGGCGACCTCGCCTCCGCCGACGACCTCGTCTCGCCGGCCGAGGAGAACGTCCCCATCATCGACCTGAAGGAGGGACAGCGGCTCGAGATCGAGGCCGACGCGGTGCTCGACACCGGCAAGAGCCACGCCAAGCATCAGGGCGGCGTGGCGGTCGGCTACCGGCACCTCCAGCGGGTAGAGGTCGTCGGCGACAGCGAGGAGTTCGAGCAGGCCGAGCCGCACGTCATCCGCGGCGTCATCGAGGAGGACGGGGAGCTGATCCCCGCCGCCGAGTTCGGCAACGACCTCACGAACCGCTACGAGGGGAAGGAGGTCGAGGTCCACGACGTGCCCAACGCCTTCGTCTTCAGCGTGGAGACGGACGGCTCGATGTCCGTCGAGGACCTCGTACTCGCGGCGACCGAGTCCATCCACGACCGCGCGGACGACCTCGAGGACGCGGTCCAACTGTAA
- the eno gene encoding phosphopyruvate hydratase encodes MTLVTEVRLRRVLDSRGNPTVEAEVTTESGGFGRAAAPSGASTGEYEAIELPAEEAIAAARERAVPRIEGQVYAGDQRGVDAALRGADGTPDFSAIGANSAVAVSMAAAKAGADMLGAPLYQHLGGAFRGDSFPTPLGNVVGGGEHAADATDIQEFLAAPVGAPSVADAVFANAAVHAAVADLLAERDIPAAKGDEGAWAPAVADEEAFAIVAKAIDRVEDEVGFDIRMGLDVAAAELYDGERYVYADTERTTDEQIDYIAGLVEDYDLAYVEDPLDEDDYEGFAALTDRVGSRTLVCGDDLFVTNTTRLREGIEVGAANSILVKPNQIGTLSDTFDAIELARANGYDPVVSHRSGETEDTTIAHLAVATDAPFIKTGAVGGERTAKLNELIRIEANA; translated from the coding sequence GTGACGCTCGTCACCGAGGTGCGACTCCGCCGCGTGCTCGACTCGCGCGGCAACCCGACCGTCGAGGCGGAAGTCACGACGGAGTCGGGCGGCTTCGGCCGCGCCGCGGCGCCCTCCGGGGCGTCGACCGGCGAGTACGAGGCCATCGAGCTGCCCGCGGAGGAGGCTATCGCCGCGGCCCGCGAGCGCGCCGTGCCCCGGATCGAGGGGCAGGTGTACGCGGGCGACCAGCGCGGCGTCGACGCCGCGCTGCGCGGCGCGGACGGCACGCCCGACTTCTCCGCGATAGGGGCCAACTCCGCGGTCGCCGTCTCGATGGCGGCGGCGAAGGCGGGCGCCGACATGCTCGGCGCGCCGCTGTACCAGCACCTCGGTGGCGCCTTCCGCGGCGACTCGTTCCCGACCCCGCTCGGCAACGTGGTGGGCGGGGGCGAACACGCCGCGGACGCGACCGACATCCAGGAGTTCCTCGCCGCCCCCGTGGGCGCGCCGAGCGTCGCGGACGCGGTGTTCGCGAACGCGGCGGTCCACGCGGCGGTCGCGGACCTGCTGGCGGAACGCGACATCCCCGCGGCGAAGGGTGACGAGGGGGCGTGGGCCCCCGCCGTCGCCGACGAGGAGGCGTTCGCGATCGTCGCGAAGGCCATCGACCGCGTCGAGGACGAGGTCGGGTTCGACATCCGCATGGGCCTGGACGTGGCCGCCGCCGAGCTGTACGACGGCGAGCGCTACGTCTACGCCGACACGGAGCGGACGACCGACGAGCAGATCGACTACATCGCGGGGCTGGTCGAGGACTACGACCTCGCGTACGTCGAGGACCCGCTCGACGAGGACGACTACGAGGGCTTCGCGGCGCTGACCGACCGGGTCGGCTCGCGAACCCTCGTCTGCGGCGACGACCTGTTCGTCACGAACACGACGCGTCTGCGCGAGGGCATCGAGGTCGGGGCGGCCAACTCGATACTCGTGAAGCCGAACCAGATCGGTACCCTCTCGGACACGTTCGACGCCATCGAACTGGCGCGGGCGAACGGCTACGACCCGGTCGTCTCCCACCGCAGCGGCGAGACGGAGGACACGACCATCGCACACCTCGCCGTCGCGACCGACGCCCCGTTCATCAAGACGGGCGCGGTCGGCGGCGAGCGCACGGCAAAGCTGAACGAACTCATCCGAATCGAGGCAAACGCATGA
- a CDS encoding DNA-directed RNA polymerase subunit K: MKTDNRYEKARILGARALQVSYGAPVLVDTTQTEPILIAAEEYDAGVLPFTVRRGEEA, encoded by the coding sequence ATGAAGACGGACAACCGATACGAGAAGGCGCGCATCCTCGGGGCTCGCGCCCTGCAGGTGAGCTACGGCGCCCCCGTCCTGGTCGATACGACCCAGACGGAACCCATCCTCATCGCGGCCGAGGAGTACGACGCCGGCGTCCTTCCGTTCACCGTCCGTCGGGGTGAGGAGGCGTGA
- a CDS encoding 50S ribosomal protein L13, with protein sequence MNAAEFDADIVVDARDCIVGRVASNVAQRALDGETVAVVNAEGAVITGNEEATMDVYRKRVDVGSDRGPYYPKRPDRLFKRAVRGMVPYKTTEGREAFENVRIYVGNPYEDEGEVLDGTSLDRLSNIKFTTLGEVSEQLGANVTW encoded by the coding sequence ATGAACGCCGCCGAGTTCGACGCCGACATCGTCGTCGACGCCCGCGACTGCATCGTCGGTCGCGTCGCGTCGAACGTCGCACAGCGCGCGCTCGACGGCGAGACGGTCGCCGTCGTCAACGCCGAGGGCGCCGTCATCACCGGCAACGAGGAGGCCACGATGGACGTGTACCGCAAGCGCGTCGACGTCGGCTCCGACCGCGGCCCCTACTACCCGAAGCGCCCGGACCGCCTGTTCAAGCGGGCCGTCCGCGGCATGGTTCCGTACAAGACCACGGAGGGGCGCGAGGCGTTCGAGAACGTCCGCATCTACGTGGGTAACCCGTACGAGGACGAGGGCGAGGTGCTCGACGGCACCTCCCTCGACCGGCTGTCGAACATCAAATTCACCACGCTCGGCGAGGTCTCCGAGCAGCTGGGTGCTAACGTCACATGGTAA
- a CDS encoding 30S ribosomal protein S9 yields the protein MVTNTSGKKKTAVARATVREGTGKVRINSQPVELVEPEQAQLKMLEPFRIAEDDLRDGVDVDVTINGGGYAGQADAARTAIARGLVQHSNDAELRDAFMAFDRSLLVNDVRQSEPKKWGGPGARARYQKSYR from the coding sequence ATGGTAACGAACACCTCCGGCAAGAAGAAGACGGCCGTCGCGCGCGCCACCGTGCGCGAGGGCACCGGCAAGGTCCGCATCAACAGCCAGCCCGTCGAGCTCGTCGAGCCCGAACAGGCGCAGCTGAAGATGCTCGAACCGTTCCGCATCGCCGAGGACGACCTCCGCGACGGCGTCGACGTCGACGTGACCATCAACGGCGGCGGCTACGCCGGACAGGCGGACGCCGCCCGAACGGCTATTGCGCGCGGCCTCGTCCAGCACAGCAACGATGCCGAACTGCGCGACGCCTTCATGGCGTTCGACCGCTCGCTGCTGGTCAACGACGTGCGCCAGTCCGAACCGAAGAAGTGGGGCGGCCCCGGCGCTCGGGCCCGCTACCAGAAGTCCTACCGCTGA
- the idsA3 gene encoding geranylfarnesyl diphosphate synthase, which yields MSAEERVRAAVRDRREEVNAAIDEQLPVQRPEQLYEASRYLLDAGGKRLRPTVLLLVAEALTDVEPFEHPYRAFPDLGDEPVDVMSAAVSIEVIQSFTLIHDDIMDDDDLRRGVPSVHREYDVETAILAGDTLYSKAFEFMLETDAPPERQVRALDELATTCTEICEGQAFDVGFESRGDVTTDEYLEMVELKTAVLYAAAAAIPAVLLGADDEVVEALHGYGLDIGCAFQIQDDVLDLTTPSEKLGKQRGSDLVEGKRTVISLHARDNGVDVDGLVDVDDPEEVTEEAIDAAVAELRESGSIDYAREMAQDLVASGKRRLEHLPENEARSLLCDVADFLIEREY from the coding sequence ATGAGCGCCGAGGAGCGCGTCCGCGCGGCCGTCCGTGACCGCCGCGAGGAGGTGAACGCGGCCATCGACGAGCAGCTGCCGGTCCAGCGGCCCGAACAGCTGTACGAGGCGTCGCGCTACCTGCTCGACGCCGGGGGGAAGCGGCTCCGCCCCACCGTGCTGTTGCTCGTCGCGGAGGCGCTCACCGACGTGGAACCGTTCGAACACCCCTACCGGGCGTTCCCCGACCTCGGGGACGAGCCGGTGGACGTGATGAGCGCCGCCGTCTCGATAGAGGTCATCCAGTCGTTCACGCTCATCCACGACGACATCATGGACGACGACGACCTCCGGCGCGGGGTTCCCTCCGTCCACCGGGAGTACGACGTGGAGACCGCCATCCTCGCGGGCGACACGCTCTACTCGAAGGCGTTCGAGTTCATGCTCGAAACCGACGCGCCGCCCGAGCGGCAGGTGCGCGCGCTCGACGAGCTCGCGACCACCTGCACCGAGATCTGCGAGGGGCAGGCGTTCGACGTGGGATTCGAGTCGCGCGGCGACGTGACGACCGACGAGTACCTGGAGATGGTCGAACTCAAGACCGCCGTGCTGTACGCCGCGGCCGCCGCGATTCCCGCGGTCCTGCTCGGCGCCGACGACGAGGTCGTCGAGGCGCTCCACGGCTACGGGCTCGACATCGGCTGTGCGTTCCAGATACAGGACGACGTGCTCGACCTGACGACCCCCTCCGAGAAGCTCGGCAAGCAGCGCGGCTCCGACCTCGTCGAGGGGAAGCGGACCGTCATCAGCCTCCACGCCCGCGACAACGGCGTCGACGTGGACGGGCTGGTGGACGTCGACGACCCCGAGGAGGTAACCGAGGAGGCCATCGACGCGGCCGTCGCGGAGCTCCGCGAGAGCGGCTCCATCGACTACGCCCGCGAGATGGCACAGGACCTCGTCGCCTCCGGCAAGCGCCGGCTCGAACACCTCCCCGAGAACGAGGCACGCAGCCTGCTGTGTGACGTGGCGGACTTCCTCATCGAGCGGGAGTACTGA
- a CDS encoding ribonuclease J, with amino-acid sequence MEIDIATIGGYEEVGRQMTAVRAGDDVVVFDMGLNLSKVLIHDNVETERMHSLDLIDMGAIPDDRVMSDIEGDVQAIVPTHGHLDHIGAISKLAHRYDAPIVATPFTIELVKQQIEGEQKFGVNNDLQKMDAGETMEIGDSGEVQLEFVNVTHSIIDAINPVVHTPEGAVVYGLDKRMDHTPVIGDPIDMKRFREIGREGNGVLAYIEDCTNAGRKGRTPSESVARRHLKDVMTSVEDYDGGIVATTFSSHIARVSSLVEFARDIGRQPVLLGRSMEKYSGTAERLGFVDFPGDVGMYGHRKSVDRTFKRIMNEGKEKYLPIVTGHQGEPRAMLTRMGRGETPYELDEGDKVIFSARVIPEPTNEGQRYQSEKLLGMQGARIYDDIHVSGHLREEGHYEMLDALEPEHVIPAHQDMKGFAPYVDLAASKGYQLGRDLHVTRNGNVINLVE; translated from the coding sequence ATGGAAATCGATATCGCGACAATCGGCGGCTACGAGGAAGTCGGCCGGCAGATGACTGCCGTCCGCGCTGGCGACGACGTGGTGGTCTTCGACATGGGGCTGAACCTGTCGAAGGTCCTCATCCACGACAACGTCGAGACCGAGCGGATGCACAGCCTGGACCTCATCGATATGGGGGCCATCCCGGACGACCGGGTCATGAGCGACATCGAGGGCGACGTGCAGGCCATCGTGCCGACGCACGGCCACCTCGACCACATCGGCGCCATTTCGAAGCTCGCACACCGGTACGACGCGCCCATCGTGGCGACGCCGTTCACCATCGAGCTGGTGAAACAGCAGATCGAGGGCGAACAGAAGTTCGGCGTCAACAACGACCTCCAGAAGATGGACGCCGGCGAGACGATGGAGATCGGCGACTCGGGCGAGGTCCAACTGGAGTTCGTCAACGTCACCCACTCCATCATCGACGCCATCAACCCCGTCGTCCACACGCCCGAGGGCGCGGTCGTCTACGGCCTCGACAAGCGGATGGACCACACGCCGGTCATCGGGGACCCCATCGACATGAAGCGGTTCCGCGAGATCGGGCGCGAGGGCAACGGCGTCCTCGCGTACATCGAGGACTGTACGAACGCGGGCCGCAAGGGCCGCACCCCCTCGGAGTCCGTCGCGCGCCGCCACCTGAAGGACGTGATGACCTCCGTGGAGGACTACGACGGCGGTATCGTCGCCACGACGTTCTCCAGCCACATCGCCCGCGTCTCCTCGCTCGTCGAGTTCGCGCGCGACATCGGCCGACAGCCCGTCCTGCTCGGGCGCTCGATGGAGAAGTACTCGGGGACCGCCGAGCGGCTCGGCTTCGTGGACTTCCCCGGCGACGTGGGGATGTACGGCCACCGCAAGAGCGTGGACCGCACGTTCAAGCGCATCATGAACGAGGGGAAGGAGAAGTACCTCCCCATCGTCACGGGCCACCAGGGCGAGCCGCGCGCGATGCTCACCCGGATGGGTCGCGGCGAGACCCCCTACGAGCTGGACGAGGGCGACAAGGTCATCTTCTCGGCGCGGGTCATCCCGGAGCCGACGAACGAGGGCCAGCGCTACCAGTCCGAGAAGCTCCTCGGCATGCAGGGCGCGCGCATCTACGACGACATCCACGTCTCCGGTCACCTGCGCGAGGAGGGCCACTACGAGATGCTCGACGCGCTCGAACCCGAGCACGTCATCCCGGCCCACCAGGACATGAAGGGCTTCGCGCCGTACGTCGACCTCGCGGCGAGCAAGGGGTACCAGCTCGGGCGTGACCTCCACGTGACGCGCAACGGCAACGTCATCAACCTGGTCGAATGA
- a CDS encoding type IV pilin N-terminal domain-containing protein yields the protein MGGGRDERGISPVIGVTLMLVIVVALAAVSATLFLGLSDRLVAPAPALASEESIQVRLEGNETDHRLQFVHQSGQSVPADTLRVTVRSGDATATYDLDSGSAAALNDGSWSAGEKLGLTLDESTVCAGGGESAEVSLVYDGGDRNSFTISERRVPVERGQFLIEGDTVRTTAEFTANVKFLGTGWSSPTYDAPVNVSVRVNGSEVHAWEMVGDSTTQVGAYGVSRQSAGTTLTVVARGKTGPGDYGDWRTTSATENEEYLIVLRDGDTVPNYEPGNDQQSAAAYAEPFINDSGYIDLADNQAVFLFDFNHGTPPDEVDYQDAVVLVSFFTQQGQGPEVYNTGGRDVIVCPAETSNASPNGGNGNGNGNGNGNGNGN from the coding sequence ATGGGAGGGGGACGCGACGAACGGGGGATATCGCCGGTCATCGGCGTCACGCTCATGCTCGTCATCGTGGTCGCGCTCGCGGCGGTGTCGGCCACGCTGTTCCTCGGCCTGTCCGACCGCCTCGTCGCGCCGGCCCCGGCCCTCGCCAGCGAGGAGTCGATACAGGTGCGCCTGGAGGGCAACGAGACGGACCACCGCCTCCAGTTCGTCCACCAGTCGGGGCAGTCGGTGCCCGCGGACACGCTTCGCGTCACCGTCCGCAGCGGCGACGCGACGGCGACGTACGACCTCGACTCGGGGAGCGCCGCGGCGCTCAACGACGGCTCGTGGTCGGCCGGCGAGAAGCTCGGCCTGACCCTCGACGAGTCGACCGTCTGTGCCGGCGGCGGGGAGAGCGCGGAGGTGTCGCTCGTCTACGACGGGGGCGACCGGAACTCGTTCACCATCAGCGAGCGGCGCGTCCCGGTCGAGCGCGGCCAGTTCCTCATCGAGGGCGACACGGTCAGGACGACGGCGGAGTTCACGGCGAACGTGAAGTTCCTCGGCACCGGCTGGTCGAGTCCGACGTACGACGCGCCGGTGAACGTCTCCGTCCGGGTGAACGGTTCCGAGGTCCACGCGTGGGAGATGGTGGGCGACTCGACGACCCAGGTGGGCGCGTACGGCGTCTCCCGGCAGTCCGCGGGGACGACGCTCACCGTGGTCGCCCGCGGCAAGACCGGGCCGGGCGACTACGGCGACTGGCGCACCACGAGCGCGACGGAGAACGAGGAGTACCTCATCGTCCTCCGGGACGGCGACACGGTGCCGAACTACGAGCCGGGGAACGACCAGCAGTCCGCCGCGGCGTACGCCGAGCCGTTCATCAACGACTCGGGGTACATCGACCTCGCGGACAACCAGGCGGTGTTCCTGTTCGACTTCAACCACGGGACGCCGCCGGACGAGGTCGACTACCAGGACGCGGTCGTGCTCGTCTCCTTCTTCACCCAGCAGGGGCAGGGGCCGGAGGTGTACAACACCGGGGGTCGGGACGTCATCGTCTGTCCCGCCGAGACGAGCAACGCGAGCCCCAACGGCGGGAACGGGAACGGGAACGGGAACGGAAACGGCAACGGAAACGGGAACTGA
- a CDS encoding glutamate--tRNA ligase, translated as MDDDLRERVEREAERAALFNGLKHDSDAQVGAIMGPLMGENPDFRPHGDEIPGVVAPVIERVNGLDADAKRERLAELDPGAVEELDAEDEGDDRDLPDLPNADEYDEIRMRAAPNPNGPWHIGHARMPAVIGTYADRYDGAFIVRFDDTDPETKRPDLDAYDAILSDIEYLGFEPDEVITASDRVETYYEHARDLIDEGGAYTCSCSGEAFSELKNAGEACPHRDKDAETVREEFAAMVDGEYGSGEMVLRVRTDIDHKNPALRDFVAFRMVDTPHPREEAADYRCWPMLDFQSGIDDHLTGVTHIIRGIDLQDSAKRQRFVYDYFGWEYPEVVHWGHVQVDEYDVKMSTSTLKEKIAAGEYDGWDDPRVPSIKSLRRRGIRGEALVAAMVELGTSTSDVDLPMSNVYAHNRELVDDDTDRAFAVREGVRYDIAGGPDAATPPLHPDHPDRGEREIPVGDAVLLEPEDVPEPGERVWLKGFGPFGREGDTLVYTDESIEVVREKGVPVVHWVPVEGSVSVRLRTTDGDVPCFAEPGIADYDPDDLLQFERVGFVRVDDHTERETVCYFAHP; from the coding sequence ATGGACGACGACCTCCGCGAGCGGGTCGAACGCGAGGCCGAGCGGGCCGCGCTGTTCAACGGGCTCAAACACGACAGCGACGCACAGGTAGGGGCGATCATGGGGCCGCTCATGGGCGAGAACCCCGACTTCCGGCCCCACGGCGACGAGATCCCGGGCGTCGTCGCGCCCGTCATCGAGCGCGTGAACGGGCTCGACGCCGACGCGAAGCGCGAACGCCTCGCCGAACTCGACCCCGGGGCCGTCGAGGAACTCGACGCGGAGGACGAGGGCGACGACCGCGACCTGCCGGACCTCCCGAACGCCGACGAGTACGACGAGATACGGATGCGGGCCGCGCCGAACCCGAACGGCCCGTGGCACATCGGCCACGCGCGGATGCCCGCCGTCATCGGCACCTACGCCGACCGCTACGACGGCGCCTTCATCGTCCGGTTCGACGACACCGACCCCGAGACGAAGCGTCCGGACCTCGACGCCTACGACGCCATCCTCTCCGACATCGAGTACCTCGGCTTCGAGCCGGACGAGGTCATCACGGCGAGCGACCGCGTCGAGACGTACTACGAGCACGCCCGCGACCTCATCGACGAGGGGGGTGCCTACACCTGCTCGTGTTCGGGCGAGGCGTTCTCCGAGCTCAAGAACGCCGGCGAGGCGTGTCCCCATCGCGACAAGGACGCCGAGACCGTCCGCGAGGAGTTCGCGGCGATGGTCGACGGCGAGTACGGCTCGGGCGAGATGGTGCTCCGCGTGCGCACCGACATCGACCACAAGAACCCGGCGCTGCGCGACTTCGTCGCGTTCCGGATGGTCGATACCCCGCACCCGCGCGAGGAAGCGGCCGACTACCGCTGCTGGCCGATGCTCGACTTCCAGTCCGGCATCGACGACCACCTCACGGGCGTCACCCACATCATCCGCGGCATCGACCTGCAGGACTCCGCGAAGCGCCAGCGGTTCGTCTACGACTACTTCGGGTGGGAGTACCCCGAGGTCGTCCACTGGGGCCACGTCCAGGTGGACGAGTACGACGTGAAGATGTCCACCTCGACGCTGAAGGAGAAGATCGCGGCCGGCGAGTACGACGGCTGGGACGACCCCCGCGTGCCGAGCATCAAGTCGCTCCGGCGGCGCGGTATCCGCGGCGAGGCGCTCGTCGCGGCGATGGTCGAACTCGGCACCTCCACCTCCGACGTGGACCTCCCGATGTCGAACGTGTACGCGCACAACCGCGAACTCGTGGACGACGACACGGACCGCGCCTTCGCGGTCCGCGAGGGCGTCCGCTACGACATCGCGGGCGGTCCGGACGCGGCGACCCCGCCGCTCCACCCCGACCACCCGGACCGCGGCGAGCGTGAGATTCCCGTCGGCGACGCCGTCCTGCTCGAACCGGAGGACGTCCCCGAACCGGGCGAGCGCGTCTGGCTCAAGGGGTTCGGCCCGTTCGGCCGCGAGGGCGACACGCTCGTCTACACCGACGAGTCCATCGAGGTCGTCCGCGAGAAGGGCGTCCCGGTCGTCCACTGGGTCCCCGTCGAGGGCTCCGTCTCGGTGCGCCTGCGCACGACCGACGGCGACGTGCCCTGCTTCGCCGAGCCCGGCATCGCCGACTACGACCCCGACGACCTGCTCCAGTTCGAACGGGTCGGCTTCGTCCGGGTGGACGACCACACCGAGCGCGAGACGGTCTGTTACTTCGCGCACCCGTAG